In Paracholeplasma morum, the following proteins share a genomic window:
- a CDS encoding aminoglycoside phosphotransferase family protein, with product MAKNLIGSGMTASVYFEEGFAYKIYKPSHDIHAIEYEKRLTNLIKEETSLNMPFFYDTNNDHELKMTYFSGETLAVHSIKHHYKNGIEDLIRLGDEIHSYHVKGLENAHDRFFETLSKSSLDENIKDKALDYLASIKHMDNLLHLDLHFENILFDGSSHFIIDWVNAKQGNPVLDLARSYVILREHAYRLSINYLKKLKSMGLESLDKAIFIMAALRFIEIGYNTKSLRIIELLK from the coding sequence ATGGCTAAGAACTTAATCGGGTCAGGTATGACCGCAAGTGTCTATTTTGAAGAGGGGTTTGCCTATAAAATCTATAAGCCTTCTCATGATATCCATGCCATAGAGTATGAAAAAAGACTAACGAACCTCATTAAAGAAGAAACCTCACTGAACATGCCATTCTTTTATGACACCAATAATGATCATGAACTTAAAATGACTTATTTCAGTGGAGAAACGCTTGCAGTGCACTCTATAAAACATCATTATAAAAATGGCATTGAGGATTTAATCCGTCTAGGAGATGAAATCCATAGCTATCATGTAAAAGGGTTAGAAAATGCCCATGATAGATTTTTTGAGACACTTAGTAAATCCTCATTAGATGAAAATATCAAAGATAAAGCTTTAGACTATTTAGCATCGATTAAACACATGGATAATCTCCTCCATCTAGATTTACATTTTGAAAATATCCTATTCGATGGGTCTTCACATTTCATCATTGACTGGGTAAACGCAAAACAGGGAAATCCCGTATTGGATTTGGCTAGGAGTTATGTCATCTTAAGGGAACATGCGTACAGATTGAGCATTAACTATCTCAAGAAATTGAAATCGATGGGATTAGAATCATTGGATAAAGCGATCTTTATCATGGCAGCCTTAAGATTTATAGAAATAGGATATAACACCAAAAGTCTTAGAATCATTGAGCTCTTAAAATAA